Proteins from a single region of Fibrobacter sp. UWT2:
- a CDS encoding esterase: protein MKKSVWEPLALACAFAVAANAFTLSGKVSDEQGAAVSGASVLLVKNGLSTTTDSKGEFSFHKDLTGVGVMERILPGYISVNNGVLSFSQRSSEPVQVQIFDMMGNRLLSETLYGSGSLDLQACVKAQGAYYARVKIGSAQRDIRFTSKGNYSSSFGDKSASVDRALKRLTTNENLKVIADGFDTLSVILSNLDTNVALTVKKPKAEPQYAYGWGLKNDPVPTRGCGKTWNRVKSGSYEFQWSKGKRTIRIDIPDNYDNKKPYKLIFGMHCMGGWAGGVQQEGYYGLKPLDTQKTAIFVAPEGNGNQAPWGQDDYLLFDELLADLQSNLCIDSSRVFSTGFSYGSMFSNGLSWNHQDVLRAVAVYETAERNIWLPQRQNKGVGWMGVLGLQDNLCTPQMGRAARDIILTLNSEGGKAKNEKAQEYGGSGPHVCYDYTTVEERFPVRWCTQNGGHIWDHKDPGQQKSWVPQATWEFFNKF from the coding sequence ATGAAAAAGAGTGTTTGGGAACCTCTTGCTCTCGCCTGCGCATTTGCGGTGGCGGCGAACGCGTTTACGCTTTCGGGCAAGGTAAGTGATGAACAGGGTGCGGCCGTTAGTGGTGCATCTGTTTTACTGGTCAAAAATGGCCTTTCGACAACCACCGATAGCAAAGGTGAGTTCAGTTTTCATAAGGATCTCACCGGAGTGGGCGTTATGGAACGGATTCTGCCGGGCTATATCAGCGTCAATAACGGTGTGCTGTCTTTCTCGCAGCGTTCTAGCGAACCTGTTCAGGTACAAATTTTCGATATGATGGGCAATCGCCTGCTGAGCGAAACGCTTTATGGCTCGGGCAGCTTGGATTTGCAGGCTTGTGTCAAGGCTCAAGGTGCATATTATGCTCGAGTGAAAATTGGATCTGCTCAGCGCGATATCCGTTTCACTTCTAAGGGAAACTACAGTTCTTCTTTTGGTGACAAGTCTGCAAGCGTTGACCGCGCTCTCAAGCGACTGACCACCAACGAAAATCTCAAGGTGATTGCCGATGGGTTTGACACCCTTTCGGTGATATTGAGTAATCTCGACACGAACGTTGCTCTTACGGTGAAAAAGCCGAAGGCCGAACCGCAGTACGCCTACGGTTGGGGCTTAAAGAATGATCCGGTTCCCACCCGTGGTTGCGGCAAGACTTGGAATCGCGTCAAGTCCGGCAGCTACGAATTCCAGTGGAGCAAGGGCAAGCGCACCATCCGTATCGACATTCCTGACAATTACGACAACAAGAAACCGTACAAGCTCATATTCGGCATGCACTGCATGGGCGGCTGGGCCGGTGGTGTGCAGCAAGAAGGCTACTATGGTTTGAAACCGCTTGATACCCAGAAGACGGCAATCTTTGTCGCTCCTGAAGGTAACGGAAACCAGGCCCCGTGGGGTCAGGATGACTACCTGCTCTTCGATGAACTTTTGGCCGATTTGCAGAGCAACCTTTGCATTGACTCTAGCCGTGTGTTCTCTACAGGCTTTAGCTACGGCTCCATGTTCAGCAACGGTCTCTCCTGGAACCACCAGGATGTGCTCCGCGCTGTAGCCGTGTATGAAACCGCCGAACGTAACATCTGGCTCCCGCAACGTCAGAATAAGGGCGTGGGTTGGATGGGTGTGCTCGGCCTGCAGGACAACCTTTGCACTCCGCAGATGGGTCGCGCCGCTCGCGATATCATCTTGACGCTCAACTCCGAAGGCGGCAAGGCCAAGAATGAAAAGGCCCAGGAATATGGCGGCAGCGGTCCGCACGTCTGCTACGACTATACCACGGTTGAAGAACGATTCCCGGTTCGCTGGTGTACGCAGAATGGCGGCCACATCTGGGATCACAAGGATCCCGGCCAGCAAAAGTCCTGGGTTCCGCAGGCCACGTGGGAATTCTTCAATAAGTTCTAA